CTCGGCGGCTACCTGCCCAGCCTCGGCAACGCGGGCGACGACGCCGCCACCCGCGCCCGGCGGGCCCGCGACCTGCCCCCCGCCCTGGAGCTGGACGGCCCCGAGCTGCGCCGGGTGGCGAGCCTCGCCGGCGACATGCTGGTGCTCGTCGGCCTCCGCGAGGCCGCCGGCGCCGACACCTACAACACCGCCGTCGCGCTCACCGGGGACGGGGTGCTCGCCACCCACCGCAAGGTCCACCAGCCGCTCGGGGAGAACCTCTGCTACGCCGCGAGCGACGGCTTCGCCGCCTTCGACTCCCCCGTCGGCCGGATGGGCATGCTGATCTGCTACGACAAGGCGTTCCCGGAGGCCTCCCGCACGCTGGCCCTGGACGGCGCCGAGATCATCGCCGCCCTGTCGGCCTGGCCGGCGGCCCGCACGGCCACGGCGGCCGACCTCGAGGACGACCGCTGGAAGAAGCGCCACGACCTCTACGACCAGGCCCGGGCCCTGGACAACCAGGTCGTCTGGGTGGCCTCCAACCAGGCCGGCACCTTCGGCTCGCTGCGCTTCGTGGGCAACGCGAAGGTGGTCGGGCCGGGCGGTGAGGTGCTGGCCGCGACCGGCGTGGGCCCCGGCCTCGCCACGGCCACCGTCGACGTCCAGCGCGAGCTCGCCGCCACCCGCGGCGGGATGTACGCCCTCCGCGACCGCCGGCCCTCGGCCTACCGGCTCGACGCCGTCCTGGGCGACTACCAGCCCGCCGCGCGACCGGAGCCGTCCTATGCCTGAGATGACGTTCACCAGCCGCTGGCCCGACGGCCACGAGCTCGTCAGCTACTCCCCCTCCCTGGTCGTGCACGACCACCTGGAGGCGGGCGGCCGGTACCCGGTGGCGGAGTTCGTCGCCCGCTCGCGGACGGCCCTGGAGACGGCCAGCGAGCGGGTCCGGGCCCGCTACGGGGTGCCCTGCTCGCGGGCCGCCGCCTCGCTCGCCGCCATCGAGGCCCGCGCGGCCGGCCTGGACGGCGACGTCGAGGTGACGGCGCTGCGACCGGAGCGGGCGGCGTGAGCACCCTCGACGCGAGCCCGTCGCACGTCCCGGTCGTCGTCGTCGGCGCCGGCCAGGCCGGCCTGGCCGCCAGCTGGTACCTCAGCCGGCACGGGGTCGAGCACGTCGTGCTGGAGCGGGACACCGCCGCGCACGCCTGGCAGGACAGCCGCTGGGACCACTTCACCCTGGTCACCCCCAACTGGCAGTGCCGGCTGCCCGGCTTCCCCTACCCCGGTCCCGACCCCGACGGGTTCATGACGCGGGAGCAGGTGGTGGCCTACCTCGCGGACTACGTGCGGCTGGTCGACCCCCCGCTGCGGGAGCACGTCACGGTCACCTCGGTGCAGCAGGACGCGGACGGCGGCTTCCTGGTGGGCCTGCGCCCTTCGACAGGCTCAGGGCACGGCCCGACAGGCTCAGGGGCCGGTGAGGTCCTGCACACCGACCAGGTGGTCGTGGCCACGGGCGGCTACCACGACCCGCGGGTGCCGCGGCTGGCCGACCGGCTGCCCGCCGACCTGGTGCAGGTCCACTCGTCCGCCTACCGCAACGCGGACGCGCTGCCGCCCGGGGCCGTGCTGGTCGTCGGCACCGGCCAGTCGGGCGCGCAGATCGCCGAGGACCTGCACCTCGAGGGGCGCCGGGTCCACCTCGTCGTCGGCTCGGCGCCGCGGGTCGCCCGGTTCTACCGGGGCCGCGACTGCGTCGCCTGGCTCGAGGACATGGGCACCTACGACGTCCCCGTCCAGCAGCAGCCCGGGGGGCTGGCGGCCCGGGAGAAGACGAACCACTACGTGACCGGCCGCGACGGCGGCCGGGACATCGACCTGCGCGCCTTCGCCCTCGACGGGATGCGGCTCCACGGCCGGCTCGTCGGCTGCACCGGCGGCCGGCTGGAGATCGCGCCCACCCTGGAGGCGTCGCTGGACGCCGCGGACGCCGTCGCGGACTCGATCAAGGACGCCATCGACCGGCACATCGCCGCGCTGGGCCTGGCGGCGCCGACGGAGCCCCGCTACACCCCGGTCTGGCGTCCCGAGGTCGAGTCGACGGAGCTCGACCTGGCGGCGGAGGGGGTCACGTCGGTCGTCTGGGCGGTCGGGTTCACCAGCAACTACCGCTGGCTCCGGGTGCCCGTGTTCGACGGCGAGGGCCAGCCGTGCCACGAGCGCGGGGTGACGGCCGTCGAGGGGCTCTACTTCCTGGGTCTGCCGTGGCTGCACACCTGGGGCTCGGGCCGCTTCGCGGGCGTCGACCGGGACGCCGAGCACGTCGTCGCCCACCTCGCGGCTCGGGCGCGCACGCCGCAGGCCGCGCTGGGCTGAGCGTGGCGCTCACCCGCATCGGCGCGGTCGCCGGCCACTTCGGCCGCGACGTCGACCGCACCCTGGCCAAGCTGGCCGGCATCATCGCGTCCGCCCGGCGCGACGGGCTGGACCTGCTCGTCCTGCCCGGCGCGACCGTGGGCGGCTACATCCCCGACCTGCGCCACCCCGGCCTCGACGACCTGCCGCCGACGCTGACCCTGGACGGGCCGGAGCTGGCGACGCTGCGCCGGCTGGCCGGCCCGCTCACCGTCTGCGTCGGCTTCTGCGAGCTGGCCGACGGGCTGCGCTACAACGCCGCCGTCTGCCTGAGCGGCGACGGCGTCCTCGGTCACCACCGCAAGGTCCACCAGCCCGCCGGCGAGCACTTCGCCTACGCGGCCGGCGACGGCTTCGCCGCCTTCGACACCCCGGTCGGCCGGCTGGGCCTGCTCGTCGACTACGACAAGACGTTCCCCGAGTCCACGCGGACGCTCGCCCTCGACGGCGCCCGCGTCGTGGCCGCCCTCTCCGCCTGGCCGGCCAGCGTCACCGACCGTGCCGCCCGGATCACCGAGGACCGGCAGTCCCGGCTTTTCGACCTGTACGACGCGGCCCGCGCGGCGGAGAACCAGGTGGTGCTCGCCTCCGCCAACCAGACCGGGGTGCTCGGCGACCTCCGCTTCCTCGGCCAGGCCAAGGTCGTCGGGCCCGGCGGCGACGTGCTGGCCCGGACCTGGTCGAAGGGCGCGCTGGCCCGCGCCGACGTCGACGTCGACGCGGAGGTGGACCGGGCCCGGCGCGTGCTCTCCCACCTGGACGAGCGCCGGCCCTCCGCCTACCGGCTGGACGGCCCGGTGCCCGCGTGAGGGTCGCGCTGCTCACCTACTCGACCCGGCCCCGCGGCGGCGTCGTGCACACCCTGGCCCTGGCCGAGGCCCTCGCCGCCCTGGGCGTCGACGTCACCGTGTGGACCCTCGGCCGCGGCGGCGACGCCGCCTTCTTCCGGCCGGTCGACCCGGCCGTCCGGCTGCGGGTGGTCGACCTCCCGGCCCTCGAGGACGAGGAGGTCGGGGCGCGCATCGTCCGCTCCATCGCCACCCTGCGCGCCGCGTTCGACGAGCACCGGGCCGCCGGCGGGCGCTACGACGTCGTGCACGCCCAGGACTGCATCAGCGCCAACGCCGTCGACCGCTGCGTCCGCACCATCCACCACCTCGACCACTTCACCACCCCCGAGCTGGCCGCCTGCCACGAGCGCGCCGTCGTCCGGCCCTTCGCGCACGTCTGCGTCTCCGCCGCGGTGGCGCGGGAGGTCGAGCAGGGCTGGGGCCTGCGGCCGACCGTGATCGGGAACGGCGTCGAGGCGGAGCGGTTCGCCGCCGCCGCCCACGACGCCGCCGGCCGACGGCGCTGGCGGGAGCAGGTCGGCGGGCGCTACGTGCTGGCCGTCGGGGGCATCGAGCCGCGCAAGGGCAGCCTCGACCTGCTGGAGGCCGTCGCCCTGCTGCGGAGGGACGAGCCGGACCTGCAGCTGGTGGTGGCCGGCGGGGAGACCCTGTTCGACTACCGCGGCTACCGGGCCGCCTTCGACGAGCGCGCCGAGGCCCTCGGGGTCCGGCCCCAGGTCCTCGGCCCCGTCGACCACGACGCCCTGCCGTCCCTGGTCGCCGGCTGCGGTGCGCTGGGCTTCGTCTCCACCCAGGAGGGGTTCGGGCTGGCGGCGATGGAGGGACTGGCCGCCGGGGTGCCCGTGGTCGTCCGCGAGCTGCCCGTGCTGACCGAGGTGTTCGGGCCGCACGTCCGCTACGGCTCCGACCCCGGCACGATCGCGGCCGCGCTCCGCGAGGCCCTCGACGCGGGCCCGCTGCCCGGTGGGCAGGCCTTCGCCCGGGGCCACACCTGGGCGGCCGCGGCCCGCGCACACCTGGCCTTCTACGCCGGCCTGGAACCTTGACGCGATCTTGACGCCGACGACCCGTGCTGCGCGGGCCGCCCGGCCTAGCGTCGGAGAGCAGGCACCACCGACGCAGGAGAACCATGACGACCACGGCCCCACCGGCCGCGCGGACCACCACCGCCGCCACGCCCCCCACCCCCCGCGGACCCGTCCGCGCCTGGCTGCTGGAGGGTCTCGCCGACCGCCACCGCGGCCACCCCGGCCCGCACGCGCACCCGGCCGACACCGAGCGGAAGCACTCCTGGTGGCGGGTCATGTGCCTCACCGGTGTCGACTACTTCTCCACCCTCGGCTACCAGCCCGGCATCGCCGCGCTGGCCGCCGGCGCGGTGTCACCGCTGGCCACGCTGGTGCTCGTCGCCCTGACCCTGCTGGGCGCGCTGCCGGTCTACCGCCGGGTGGCCGAGGAGAGCCCGCACGGCGAGGGCTCGATCGC
The window above is part of the Friedmanniella luteola genome. Proteins encoded here:
- a CDS encoding MSMEG_0569 family flavin-dependent oxidoreductase, whose protein sequence is MSTLDASPSHVPVVVVGAGQAGLAASWYLSRHGVEHVVLERDTAAHAWQDSRWDHFTLVTPNWQCRLPGFPYPGPDPDGFMTREQVVAYLADYVRLVDPPLREHVTVTSVQQDADGGFLVGLRPSTGSGHGPTGSGAGEVLHTDQVVVATGGYHDPRVPRLADRLPADLVQVHSSAYRNADALPPGAVLVVGTGQSGAQIAEDLHLEGRRVHLVVGSAPRVARFYRGRDCVAWLEDMGTYDVPVQQQPGGLAAREKTNHYVTGRDGGRDIDLRAFALDGMRLHGRLVGCTGGRLEIAPTLEASLDAADAVADSIKDAIDRHIAALGLAAPTEPRYTPVWRPEVESTELDLAAEGVTSVVWAVGFTSNYRWLRVPVFDGEGQPCHERGVTAVEGLYFLGLPWLHTWGSGRFAGVDRDAEHVVAHLAARARTPQAALG
- a CDS encoding MSMEG_0565 family glycosyltransferase; translated protein: MRVALLTYSTRPRGGVVHTLALAEALAALGVDVTVWTLGRGGDAAFFRPVDPAVRLRVVDLPALEDEEVGARIVRSIATLRAAFDEHRAAGGRYDVVHAQDCISANAVDRCVRTIHHLDHFTTPELAACHERAVVRPFAHVCVSAAVAREVEQGWGLRPTVIGNGVEAERFAAAAHDAAGRRRWREQVGGRYVLAVGGIEPRKGSLDLLEAVALLRRDEPDLQLVVAGGETLFDYRGYRAAFDERAEALGVRPQVLGPVDHDALPSLVAGCGALGFVSTQEGFGLAAMEGLAAGVPVVVRELPVLTEVFGPHVRYGSDPGTIAAALREALDAGPLPGGQAFARGHTWAAAARAHLAFYAGLEP
- a CDS encoding carbon-nitrogen hydrolase family protein; this encodes MSTTTNRAHGATPTSPARGATVTSPARGATVTSPARGATVTAPARGATVITAVSAAFGRDLDEAYAAIATIAIEARERGTDLLVLPEACLGGYLPSLGNAGDDAATRARRARDLPPALELDGPELRRVASLAGDMLVLVGLREAAGADTYNTAVALTGDGVLATHRKVHQPLGENLCYAASDGFAAFDSPVGRMGMLICYDKAFPEASRTLALDGAEIIAALSAWPAARTATAADLEDDRWKKRHDLYDQARALDNQVVWVASNQAGTFGSLRFVGNAKVVGPGGEVLAATGVGPGLATATVDVQRELAATRGGMYALRDRRPSAYRLDAVLGDYQPAARPEPSYA
- a CDS encoding carbon-nitrogen hydrolase family protein; this translates as MALTRIGAVAGHFGRDVDRTLAKLAGIIASARRDGLDLLVLPGATVGGYIPDLRHPGLDDLPPTLTLDGPELATLRRLAGPLTVCVGFCELADGLRYNAAVCLSGDGVLGHHRKVHQPAGEHFAYAAGDGFAAFDTPVGRLGLLVDYDKTFPESTRTLALDGARVVAALSAWPASVTDRAARITEDRQSRLFDLYDAARAAENQVVLASANQTGVLGDLRFLGQAKVVGPGGDVLARTWSKGALARADVDVDAEVDRARRVLSHLDERRPSAYRLDGPVPA
- a CDS encoding MSMEG_0570 family nitrogen starvation response protein codes for the protein MTFTSRWPDGHELVSYSPSLVVHDHLEAGGRYPVAEFVARSRTALETASERVRARYGVPCSRAAASLAAIEARAAGLDGDVEVTALRPERAA